The Nakamurella deserti genome contains a region encoding:
- a CDS encoding riboflavin synthase, translated as MFTGIIEERGEVLDLTLAADGDSARLTIRAATVTDDAGHGDSIAVSGVCLTVVDRAAGTFTADVMAETLSRTTLGALAVGDAVNLERSVLPTTRMGGHVVQGHVDGVGTLASRTPHPAWDEIRIAVGPELARYIAGKGAIAIDGISLTVVDVHDTDTGAEFGIGVIPETRAATTLGGRGPGDRLNIEVDVMAKYVERLLGTTRGTAPDGSVPA; from the coding sequence GTGTTCACCGGCATCATCGAGGAACGCGGCGAGGTGCTCGACCTCACCCTCGCCGCCGATGGCGACTCAGCCCGCCTGACCATCCGGGCCGCCACGGTCACCGACGACGCGGGTCACGGCGACTCGATCGCGGTGTCCGGTGTGTGCCTGACCGTCGTGGACCGTGCTGCGGGCACCTTCACCGCCGATGTGATGGCCGAGACCCTGTCCCGCACCACCCTGGGCGCCCTCGCCGTCGGTGACGCGGTCAACCTCGAGCGTTCTGTGCTCCCGACGACCCGGATGGGCGGCCATGTCGTCCAGGGCCACGTCGACGGCGTCGGCACCCTGGCGTCACGCACCCCGCATCCCGCCTGGGACGAGATCCGCATCGCGGTGGGACCCGAGCTGGCCCGCTACATCGCCGGCAAGGGTGCCATCGCCATCGACGGCATCTCGCTGACCGTGGTCGACGTGCACGACACCGACACCGGCGCCGAGTTCGGCATCGGCGTCATCCCGGAGACCCGGGCCGCCACCACCCTCGGCGGCCGCGGTCCCGGCGACCGCCTGAACATCGAGGTCGACGTGATGGCCAAGTACGTCGAGCGGCTGCTCGGCACCACCCGCGGCACCGCTCCCGACGGGAGCGTCCCCGCGTGA